From one Choloepus didactylus isolate mChoDid1 chromosome 24, mChoDid1.pri, whole genome shotgun sequence genomic stretch:
- the LOC119519872 gene encoding olfactory receptor 2AJ1-like: MAIVLLILLVATTGNSTLALLIWGDVHLHTPMHLLLSQLSLMDLTLISTTVPKMATDFSSGHRGISRSGCGVQVFLYLTLGVAECVLLTLMDFDRYLAICRPLRYQIIMTPRVCVQMAAGSWAGGVVISLMHTVYALHFSVCGSRKIHHFFCEVMALLKLSCEDTSAYEKVVLVSGIVFLLIPFGLILTSYTLIFLAVLHMNSLEGKNRALGTCSSHLCVVTLYFGPAMIIYMTPGSSLPSEVDQCLFVFDVIITPMLNPLIYSLRNKEVLAALRKVLWRRLMFKQ; this comes from the coding sequence ATGGCCATTGTCCTTCTGATTCTCTTGGTCGCCACCACTGGGAACTCCACCCTGGCCCTGCTGATCTGGGGTGACGTtcacctccacacccccatgcACCTCCTGCTCAGCCAGCTCTCCCTCATGGACCTGACGCTCATCTCCACCACCGTCCCCAAGATGGCCACTGACTTCTCCTCAGGACACAGAGGCATCTCTCGCAGCGGCTGTGGGGTCCAAGTCTTTCTTTACTTGACGCTAGGAGTGGCTGAGTGTGTTCTCCTGACTCTCATGGACTTTGACCGCTACTTGGCCATCTGTAGGCCCCTCAGATACCAGATCATCATGACCCCCCGAGTCTGTGTGCAAATGGCTGCTGGGTCATGGGCTGGGGGTGTTGTCATCTCCCTAATGCACACAGTTTATGCCCTGCATTTCTCTGTTTGTGGCTCCAGGAAAATTCACCATTTCTTCTGTGAGGTTATGGCCCTTCTGAAGCTCTCTTGTGAGGACACCTCAGCCTATGAGAAGGTGGTGTTGGTGTCTGGCATTGTTTTCCTTCTCATCCCTTTTGGGCTCATCCTGACCTCCTACACCCTCATCTTCCTTGCTGTCCTCCACATGAACTCCCTGGAGGGCAAGAACAGAGCTCTAggcacctgctcctcccacctgtGTGTGGTGACCCTCTACTTTGGTCCGGCTATGATCATCTACATGACCCCAGGATCCTCGCTCCCCTCAGAGGTGGACCAGTGTCTCTTTGTGTTTGATGTTATCATCACCCCCATGCTGAACCCCctcatctacagcctgaggaacaaggaGGTGCTGGCTGCTTTGAGGAAAGTGCTGTGGAGAAGGCTAATGTTTAAACAGTAA